The sequence below is a genomic window from Flagellimonas marinaquae.
TTATCAATTGCTCTGGACGATTGATCCGATCCCAATATGCGGAAACGGGCTTAAAACAATCGTTCACTGAAATATCTTGTGTTGTTGAAGATTCCAGCTGTTGTAGCACAGGGGCAACATGTCTGGTAGAAAATATATCGCCGGGAATCAGTAATACAGGAATTCTGTTGATGGTAGCTCCAGCGGCCCCCGTGACCATATTTGTTGCACCGGGACCGATGGAAGAGGTGCACACCATGGTCTGCAGGCGATTTTTAACCTTCGCATAGGCCGCGGCCGCATGTACCATTGCCTGTTCGTTCCGGGCAACGTAAAAAGGAAAATCGGGTGTTTGATGCAATGCCTGTCCTATTCCGGCAACATTACCATGCCCAAGGATACCAAAACATCCTGCAAAGAATTCATTGGTCTCCCCATCACGTTCAACGTGTTGGTTTTTAAGGTATTCTATAGTGGCCTGCGCTACTGTTAGTCTCTTTGTTTTCATTTAAATAAAGATTAAAAACCGCCATTTTTATCTATAAATGCCATGGACTCTTCCAAGGTCGGCATAAAATTTGCGCATCCTTTTTGAGTTACGACCTGCGCTCCGCTCGCATTTCCCATACGGCAGGCCTTGTACAAATTCCAATTTTGTAGTAGACCATAAACAAAACCACTGGCAAAAGCGTCCCCGGCCCCAAGAACATTGAGTACTTCAACGGGAAACCCCGGCACATCCTGTCTGGACTTGTTCCTCTCACAAATGGTAGCTCCATCTTTTCCTCTTTTTACAATCAAGGTCTCTATTCCTAATGCTAAGATTTGTTCTATGGATTTGTCTATATCACCTGTTATCTCCGGTGATGAAATTTGTTGGTCCTTTATAGATACTTGATCAACATTATGGATAGTTGCCGCAATTATTTCTTCTTCGGTACCAATTGCAATTTTTACCCTTGGCAGGATGGCGCGAATCGTAAGTCCATATGCCCGATAATCATGCCATTGGTCGGCCCTAAAGTCAAGGTCAAGGATTACATCCACATTATTTTTGACAGCAATTTCCGAAGCATGGAATCCTGCGCTTCGCGTGGGTTCAACATTCAAAGCCGTTCCGCTTAACATTAATATGCGATAATTTTGAATGTTAGCATTATCAACATCGTCTATATCGATTTGGCTGTCCGCGGCATTCTCCCTGTAAAAAACCAAGGGGAACCTATCTGGTGGTTCAATACCCAGTACCACAGCACTGCTCCTTGAACCTTCCTTTATTGGGATGCACTTTGTGCCAACTCCTTCTTTTTGCAAAAAATTGACAATAAACTCACCGACCTTGTCATTGCCCACCGCAGTTAGCAAACTGGTACTTGTACCCAAACGAGAACAGCCCACTGCTATGTTCAAAGGAGATCCCCCAACAAAAGCATCGAAACCTTTGATATCGACAAATGACGAACCAACATTTTGTGAATATAGGTCTATAGAAGATCGTCCGAATGTAATCACATCTCTTTTTTCGGTTTTCATCAATCGGTATTTTCTTGATTAAAATTCATTTCTGCAGTTACCAAGGGCAATCGTTGGTCTTTATTCGACCATGAGCCATATATCCATTCGTGATCAGGGTCCGTTGTATTTGCCAGACACTGATCGGTCCCTGCCAAAAAGTTGAGATAGTAACAATGGAATCCGTGTTCCGCCACAACCGGATGGAACCCTTTTGGAATCAATACAACTTCATTATGCCTTGGTCGAACAATTTCATCCAAAGACCTATCCTTTGTATATACCTGTTGTATGGCATAGGCCTCGGGTTTTTGAAATTTATAAAAATATGTTTCCTCTTGTATGGGTTCCAAAACCGTCCCGTCATCACCAACAATCCGTTCATCGTGTTTGTGCGCGGGGAAAGAGCTCCAATTTCCAGATGGGGTGTACACCTCGCGGACAACTATTCTGTCACAACCAAATCCCGGTGGAACTAGATCATTGAACTGTCGAGTGGCATTGTCCCCTCCAAAAATCACAATCGGTGTGTTTTCCGGGGTAACAAATTTTGGCGGGTAATCCTGCTCTGCGTTGCACCAGCCATAGGCAATATCCAAAGTTTCACTAACCGCTTTCAAACTGAATTTAGTGTGCCTGGGCAAATATAGGGTATGTGCCACACCTTTAAATACATTTTTACGCCCGTTCAAAGTCTTCCAATGCCCCTTATTGCTCTCAACTTCAAAATTTCCACCGAGCAATACAATTACCATTTCGGTATCAAGGGTATCGTGAACCCATTCATCATCCTTTTTCATTAGCCTGGCTTCAAAACCCAAATATTTCCAATTAGCCGATTCAGGG
It includes:
- the iolB gene encoding 5-deoxy-glucuronate isomerase; this translates as MTGESQLLVKPKTDAEIYHRITPESANWKYLGFEARLMKKDDEWVHDTLDTEMVIVLLGGNFEVESNKGHWKTLNGRKNVFKGVAHTLYLPRHTKFSLKAVSETLDIAYGWCNAEQDYPPKFVTPENTPIVIFGGDNATRQFNDLVPPGFGCDRIVVREVYTPSGNWSSFPAHKHDERIVGDDGTVLEPIQEETYFYKFQKPEAYAIQQVYTKDRSLDEIVRPRHNEVVLIPKGFHPVVAEHGFHCYYLNFLAGTDQCLANTTDPDHEWIYGSWSNKDQRLPLVTAEMNFNQENTD
- the iolC gene encoding 5-dehydro-2-deoxygluconokinase, which encodes MKTEKRDVITFGRSSIDLYSQNVGSSFVDIKGFDAFVGGSPLNIAVGCSRLGTSTSLLTAVGNDKVGEFIVNFLQKEGVGTKCIPIKEGSRSSAVVLGIEPPDRFPLVFYRENAADSQIDIDDVDNANIQNYRILMLSGTALNVEPTRSAGFHASEIAVKNNVDVILDLDFRADQWHDYRAYGLTIRAILPRVKIAIGTEEEIIAATIHNVDQVSIKDQQISSPEITGDIDKSIEQILALGIETLIVKRGKDGATICERNKSRQDVPGFPVEVLNVLGAGDAFASGFVYGLLQNWNLYKACRMGNASGAQVVTQKGCANFMPTLEESMAFIDKNGGF